A genomic stretch from Streptomyces venezuelae ATCC 10712 includes:
- a CDS encoding branched-chain amino acid aminotransferase, with product MTTPTIELKPSSSPLSAAEREAILANPGFGRHFTDHMVTIRWTEGRGWHDAQLVPYGPLSLDPATNVLHYAQEIFEGLKAYRRPDGSVATFRPDANARRFQASAHRLGMPELPVETFVEACDVLVRHDEAWVPAHGGEDSLYLRPFMIATEVGLGVRPANEYLFVVIASPAGPYFPGGVKPVSIWASEDRVRAVPGGVGDAKTGGNYAASLLAQAEAAAKGCDQVCYLDAVEHKWVEELGGMNLYFVYGNKIVTPTLTGSLLAGITRDSLLKVAGDLGYESEEARVSIDQWQADTENGTLTEVFACGTAAVITPVGTVKSARGEWQQSGGEPGEVTMKLRDALLAIQTGKADDVHGWMHELG from the coding sequence ATGACGACGCCCACGATCGAGCTCAAGCCCTCCTCCAGCCCGCTGTCCGCCGCGGAGCGCGAGGCGATCCTGGCCAACCCCGGATTCGGCCGCCACTTCACCGACCACATGGTCACCATCCGGTGGACCGAGGGCCGCGGCTGGCACGACGCCCAGCTCGTGCCGTACGGCCCGCTCTCCCTGGACCCCGCCACGAACGTCCTGCACTACGCGCAGGAGATCTTCGAGGGCCTGAAGGCCTACCGCCGCCCCGACGGCTCGGTCGCCACCTTCCGCCCCGACGCCAACGCCCGCCGCTTCCAGGCCTCCGCCCACCGGCTCGGCATGCCCGAGCTGCCGGTCGAGACCTTCGTCGAGGCCTGTGACGTCCTCGTCCGGCACGACGAGGCCTGGGTCCCGGCGCACGGCGGCGAGGACTCGCTCTACCTGCGCCCGTTCATGATCGCCACGGAGGTCGGCCTCGGCGTCCGCCCGGCCAACGAGTACCTCTTCGTCGTCATCGCCTCGCCGGCCGGCCCGTACTTCCCGGGCGGCGTCAAGCCCGTCTCCATCTGGGCCTCCGAGGACCGCGTCCGCGCCGTCCCCGGCGGCGTGGGCGACGCCAAGACCGGCGGCAACTACGCGGCCTCCCTGCTCGCGCAGGCCGAGGCGGCGGCCAAGGGCTGCGACCAGGTCTGCTACCTCGACGCGGTCGAGCACAAGTGGGTCGAGGAACTCGGCGGCATGAACCTGTACTTCGTGTACGGAAACAAGATCGTGACGCCCACCCTCACCGGCTCGCTGCTCGCCGGCATCACCCGTGACTCGCTCCTCAAGGTCGCGGGGGACCTCGGCTACGAGTCCGAGGAGGCCCGCGTCTCCATCGACCAGTGGCAGGCCGACACCGAGAACGGCACCCTCACCGAGGTCTTCGCCTGCGGCACCGCCGCCGTCATCACCCCGGTCGGCACGGTCAAGTCCGCCCGGGGCGAGTGGCAGCAGTCGGGCGGCGAGCCCGGCGAGGTCACGATGAAGCTGCGCGACGCGCTGCTCGCGATCCAGACCGGCAAGGCCGACGACGTCCACGGCTGGATGCACGAGCTCGGCTAG
- a CDS encoding LysR family transcriptional regulator: MTDLAPRELRVLVAVAEQGGFSAAAVTLGMTQSAVSHSVRGSERRLGAVLFDRGRSGAVPTPAGERALGYARRVLRLLEVMGSEVRAASHGGSRGGGAGDGPEEVAGPLRIAAFRSAALHLLPRALGRLTERHPGIVPEVRIVREVGRGTAGEVLDGRADLGIATLGTTSPVPPELVGGVLVEEGYALVHPAGHPAPRSLPLIDWTENCTSYTRAWWAGQEWLPPATVQAEDDGAVLSMVSTGFGMAVMPELSLVGASPSVEITDLGPERPTRSVGYVTTPELAVSPAVRALIRELRAVAG, from the coding sequence ATGACCGATCTCGCACCCCGCGAGCTGCGCGTCCTCGTCGCCGTCGCGGAGCAGGGCGGCTTCTCGGCCGCGGCCGTCACGCTCGGCATGACGCAGTCGGCGGTCTCCCACTCGGTGCGGGGCAGCGAACGCAGGCTCGGCGCCGTCCTTTTCGACCGGGGGCGGTCCGGCGCCGTCCCGACACCGGCCGGGGAGCGGGCCCTCGGGTACGCGCGGCGGGTGCTGCGGCTCCTGGAGGTGATGGGCTCCGAGGTCAGGGCCGCCTCGCACGGCGGTTCGCGTGGCGGCGGCGCGGGTGACGGCCCGGAGGAGGTCGCCGGGCCGCTGCGGATCGCGGCCTTCCGCAGCGCGGCGCTCCATCTGCTGCCGCGCGCCCTGGGGCGGTTGACGGAGCGGCACCCGGGGATCGTGCCCGAGGTGCGGATCGTGCGGGAGGTGGGGCGGGGTACGGCGGGCGAGGTGCTCGACGGGCGGGCCGACCTGGGGATCGCGACGCTCGGGACGACCTCGCCCGTGCCGCCGGAGCTGGTCGGGGGCGTCCTGGTGGAGGAGGGGTACGCGCTGGTGCATCCGGCGGGCCATCCGGCGCCCCGTTCGCTGCCGCTGATCGACTGGACCGAGAACTGCACCTCGTACACCCGGGCGTGGTGGGCGGGTCAGGAGTGGCTGCCGCCGGCGACTGTCCAGGCCGAGGACGACGGAGCGGTGCTCTCGATGGTGAGCACCGGTTTCGGTATGGCGGTGATGCCGGAGCTGTCCCTGGTCGGAGCATCGCCCTCGGTCGAGATCACCGATCTCGGTCCGGAGCGCCCGACCCGTTCGGTGGGCTATGTCACCACCCCCGAACTGGCCGTCTCCCCCGCCGTCCGGGCCCTGATCCGCGAGCTGAGGGCCGTCGCGGGCTGA
- a CDS encoding 3-isopropylmalate dehydrogenase: protein MSHSINLAVIPGDGIGQEVVAQGLKILAAVLPQDVKLETEEYDFGAKRYHATGETLTDADLDSLKKHDAILLGAIGDPSVPSGVLERGFLLKLRFAFDHHVNLRPSKLLPGVATPLAGQPEIDFVVVREGTEGPYTGNGGTIRKGTPHEVATEVSVNTAFGVERVVRDAFARAQARPRKKLTLVHKNNVLTFAGHLWTDTFHKVAAEFPEVTTDYLHVDAATIFLVTDPARFDVIVTDNLFGDIITDLAAAVSGGIGVAASGNINPSGEFPSMFEPVHGSAPDIAGQGKADPTATVLSVALLLRHLGYEAEAVRVEEAVAADLTERGDRVRTTDEIGDALAARVAS from the coding sequence ATGTCTCACAGCATCAATCTCGCAGTCATTCCCGGCGACGGCATCGGCCAGGAGGTCGTGGCCCAGGGCCTCAAGATCCTCGCGGCCGTCCTTCCCCAGGACGTGAAGCTGGAGACCGAGGAGTACGACTTCGGCGCCAAGCGCTACCACGCCACCGGTGAAACCCTCACCGACGCCGACCTCGACTCCCTCAAGAAGCACGACGCCATCCTGCTCGGCGCCATCGGCGACCCGTCGGTGCCCTCCGGCGTCCTGGAGCGCGGCTTCCTCCTGAAGCTCCGCTTCGCCTTCGACCACCACGTGAACCTGCGTCCCTCGAAGCTGCTCCCCGGCGTCGCCACCCCGCTCGCCGGGCAGCCCGAGATCGACTTCGTCGTGGTCCGCGAGGGCACCGAGGGCCCGTACACCGGCAACGGCGGCACCATCCGCAAGGGCACCCCGCACGAGGTCGCCACCGAGGTCTCGGTCAACACCGCCTTCGGTGTCGAGCGGGTCGTCCGGGACGCCTTCGCCCGCGCCCAGGCCCGCCCGCGCAAGAAGCTCACGCTGGTCCACAAGAACAACGTGCTGACCTTCGCCGGTCACCTCTGGACGGACACCTTCCACAAGGTCGCCGCCGAGTTCCCCGAGGTCACCACCGACTACCTGCACGTCGACGCCGCGACGATCTTCCTCGTCACCGACCCGGCCCGCTTCGACGTGATCGTCACCGACAACCTCTTCGGCGACATCATCACCGACCTCGCCGCGGCCGTCTCCGGCGGCATCGGCGTCGCCGCCTCGGGCAACATCAACCCGAGCGGCGAGTTCCCGTCCATGTTCGAGCCGGTCCACGGCTCCGCGCCGGACATCGCGGGCCAGGGCAAGGCCGACCCCACGGCCACCGTCCTCTCCGTCGCGCTCCTGCTGCGCCACCTCGGCTACGAGGCCGAGGCCGTCCGGGTCGAGGAGGCCGTCGCCGCCGACCTCACCGAGCGCGGCGACCGGGTCCGTACCACGGACGAGATCGGCGACGCGCTCGCCGCGCGAGTAGCGAGCTGA
- a CDS encoding proline dehydrogenase family protein translates to MLGPVILAASRSDKMRRFVSAAPGTKQVVARFIAGQTVEDVVPIVQELSERGLEVTLDVVGEDITTVEQSYAARDAYLELIGRLKELGLGERAEMSVKLSMFGQSLENGHELALANVRPVVAAAAEIGTTVTLDAEDHTTLDSMFAIHEELRKDFPQTGCVIQAYLFRTEDDARRLAANGSRVRIVKGAYKEPASVAIQDKPEIDKAYVRIMKILMDGEGYPMIGSHDPRLISIGQELARRAGRKLDEYEFQMLYGIRSEEQNRLAAEGHRMRVYTAYGTDWYGYFMRRLAEKPANLLFFVRSILTKG, encoded by the coding sequence GTGCTGGGTCCCGTGATCCTCGCCGCGTCGCGCAGCGACAAGATGCGCCGTTTCGTGTCGGCCGCCCCCGGGACCAAGCAGGTCGTCGCCCGCTTCATCGCCGGTCAGACGGTTGAGGACGTCGTCCCGATCGTCCAGGAGCTGAGCGAGCGCGGCCTGGAGGTCACCCTCGACGTCGTCGGTGAGGACATCACCACCGTCGAGCAGTCGTACGCCGCCCGGGACGCGTACCTGGAGCTCATCGGCCGGCTCAAGGAGCTGGGTCTCGGCGAGCGCGCCGAGATGTCCGTGAAGCTGTCGATGTTCGGCCAGTCGCTGGAGAACGGGCACGAGCTGGCCCTCGCGAACGTCCGGCCGGTCGTCGCGGCCGCCGCCGAGATCGGCACCACGGTCACCCTGGACGCCGAGGACCACACCACCCTCGACTCGATGTTCGCCATCCACGAGGAGCTGCGGAAGGACTTCCCGCAGACCGGCTGCGTCATCCAGGCGTACCTCTTCCGCACCGAGGACGACGCCCGCCGCCTCGCCGCGAACGGCTCCCGCGTCCGCATCGTGAAGGGCGCCTACAAGGAGCCCGCCTCCGTCGCCATCCAGGACAAGCCCGAGATCGACAAGGCGTACGTCCGGATCATGAAGATCCTGATGGACGGCGAGGGCTACCCGATGATCGGCTCCCACGACCCGCGCCTGATCTCCATCGGCCAGGAGCTCGCCCGCCGCGCCGGGCGCAAGCTGGACGAGTACGAGTTCCAGATGCTGTACGGCATCCGCAGCGAGGAGCAGAACCGGCTGGCCGCCGAGGGGCACCGCATGCGCGTCTACACCGCGTACGGCACCGACTGGTACGGCTACTTCATGCGCCGCCTCGCGGAGAAGCCGGCCAACCTCCTCTTCTTCGTCCGCTCCATCCTCACCAAGGGCTGA
- a CDS encoding MDR family NADP-dependent oxidoreductase, translating into MTNDTMITVQQTARPDGFPTPGLFSFVESPVPAPGPGTALVENLQWSVDPYHREAMDSDEIWTLNSPMEGRTLGRVLDSRDPALRPGDLVLHRAGWRTHALVTPTKARKIPDLGPGVPLAAHLSLLGGTGLSAYVGLTRIARLQPGEDLFVSAAAGGVGTAAGRLARLLGAGRLVGSAGSARKVAYLTEEVGFDAAFDYHGGPVPQLLAKAAPEGLDAVLDGVGGDHLEAAIASLRPFGRIAWVGAVGQYHSLSAPPPAPRNLFDVVGKSIRLEGFLVRDHADALDELYDLAVPRLRDGSLPLDVTVVTGFERIVDAFLGMLRGENLGKMLVAQEL; encoded by the coding sequence ATGACGAACGACACCATGATCACCGTCCAGCAGACCGCCCGTCCGGACGGCTTCCCCACGCCCGGCCTCTTCTCCTTCGTCGAGTCACCGGTCCCGGCGCCCGGGCCCGGCACCGCCCTGGTCGAGAACCTCCAGTGGTCGGTCGACCCGTACCACCGCGAGGCGATGGACTCGGACGAGATCTGGACCCTGAACTCCCCCATGGAGGGCCGCACCCTGGGCCGCGTGCTCGACTCCCGCGACCCCGCGCTGCGGCCCGGCGACCTCGTCCTGCACCGCGCGGGCTGGCGGACCCACGCCCTGGTCACCCCGACCAAGGCCCGCAAGATCCCGGACCTGGGCCCCGGCGTCCCGCTGGCCGCGCATCTGAGCCTGCTGGGCGGTACGGGCCTGTCGGCCTACGTCGGCCTCACCCGGATCGCGCGGCTCCAGCCGGGCGAGGACCTCTTCGTCTCGGCGGCGGCCGGCGGGGTGGGCACGGCGGCGGGCCGACTCGCCCGGCTGCTCGGCGCGGGACGCCTGGTGGGCAGCGCGGGCTCGGCGCGCAAGGTGGCGTACCTGACGGAGGAGGTGGGCTTCGACGCGGCCTTCGACTACCACGGAGGGCCGGTCCCCCAGCTGCTCGCGAAGGCGGCCCCTGAGGGGCTCGACGCCGTGCTGGACGGGGTCGGCGGGGACCATCTGGAGGCGGCGATCGCGTCGCTGCGACCGTTCGGCCGGATCGCCTGGGTGGGGGCGGTGGGCCAGTACCACTCGCTCTCCGCTCCCCCGCCCGCGCCGCGCAACCTGTTCGACGTGGTCGGCAAGAGCATCCGGCTCGAAGGCTTCCTGGTGCGGGACCACGCCGACGCCCTCGACGAGCTGTACGACCTGGCGGTGCCGCGGCTGCGGGACGGGTCGCTGCCCCTGGACGTGACGGTGGTGACGGGCTTCGAGCGGATCGTGGACGCGTTCCTGGGGATGCTGCGCGGCGAGAACCTGGGGAAGATGCTGGTCGCCCAGGAGCTCTAG
- a CDS encoding DUF1266 domain-containing protein — translation MTTGSWAAAPTRTERLLYEAGARGDRAAVLDVLGGARLYVLQARVHADAPGYVPPLPSQRDKAARRTVVPVLTEGMLPPWHPDWVFQQTTLPRLAAAWQHDRWWLAVNPGTPYEAALPARAADRRAWQEAGARGGGPARLRLLTHAGEQLHGPVAHALALGAHLAVLNGLVWNGLRAQYEDYPSDVARLRHPWAVHHRADFRDTLRTLIATRLVGRVPESVLGIRRTLTARLGAAPSGEQWAAAVGTASERDDRYGEDPAEAREFLRRITHYEERFRADGLLPPGGRVDTLAAFDHGRAVNVVRLALGARYCDPQEAEESVLRVLEAARRTYGSWEEFSLGYVLARLIHFDEGDPEPMYQESLALHRALTQDPSSPYRNIPWS, via the coding sequence ATGACCACGGGGAGTTGGGCGGCGGCGCCGACGCGGACGGAGCGACTGCTGTACGAGGCGGGGGCCCGCGGCGACCGGGCGGCCGTCCTTGACGTCCTCGGCGGGGCCCGCCTCTACGTGCTCCAGGCCCGGGTGCACGCCGACGCCCCCGGGTACGTCCCGCCCCTCCCCTCCCAGCGCGACAAGGCCGCCCGGCGCACCGTCGTACCCGTGCTGACCGAGGGCATGCTGCCGCCCTGGCACCCCGACTGGGTGTTCCAGCAGACCACGCTTCCCCGGCTCGCCGCCGCCTGGCAGCACGACCGGTGGTGGCTCGCGGTCAACCCGGGCACCCCCTACGAGGCCGCGCTCCCCGCCCGGGCCGCCGACCGGCGGGCCTGGCAGGAGGCGGGCGCGCGGGGCGGCGGACCCGCCCGGCTGCGGCTGCTCACCCACGCCGGAGAGCAGCTGCACGGACCGGTCGCGCACGCCCTCGCGCTCGGCGCGCACCTCGCCGTGCTCAACGGCCTGGTGTGGAACGGGCTCCGCGCCCAGTACGAGGACTACCCCTCCGACGTCGCCCGGCTGCGCCACCCCTGGGCCGTCCACCACCGGGCGGACTTCCGGGACACGCTGCGGACCCTGATCGCCACCCGGCTCGTCGGCCGGGTCCCCGAGTCCGTCCTGGGGATCAGGCGCACCCTGACCGCCCGGCTGGGCGCGGCGCCCAGCGGCGAGCAGTGGGCGGCGGCGGTCGGCACCGCGTCCGAGCGGGACGACCGCTACGGCGAGGACCCGGCGGAGGCCAGGGAGTTCCTGCGCCGGATCACCCACTACGAGGAGCGGTTCCGCGCCGACGGCCTGCTGCCGCCGGGCGGCCGGGTCGACACCCTCGCCGCCTTCGACCACGGCCGCGCCGTGAACGTCGTACGGCTCGCGCTCGGCGCCCGGTACTGCGATCCGCAGGAGGCCGAGGAGTCCGTCCTGAGGGTCCTCGAAGCCGCCCGGCGGACGTACGGCTCCTGGGAGGAGTTCTCGCTCGGCTACGTCCTCGCCCGGCTGATCCACTTCGACGAGGGCGACCCCGAGCCGATGTACCAGGAGTCGCTCGCCCTCCACCGCGCCCTCACCCAGGACCCTTCGAGCCCCTACCGGAACATCCCGTGGTCATGA
- a CDS encoding PucR family transcriptional regulator — translation MKGDYQDLVDEISALLGAPATLENRDFGLIAFGAHDSDDDTAMDPVRTRSILTRKSTPAVRAWFEGFGITRATGPVRIPAAPDAGVFRDRLCLPVRHRGVVLGYVWLLDAEPGPSPAQLTAAMEVATRIGGLLADEERADADLSREFAAVLTAGRGWQSDMAVAALRVALGPSADGLHTLVCVTPWQGEAPSIRSVPAAAAVTTLPEGASLAVLVRLRTAEDLSPAHTVADRLRAAAPAGIANPRRGLTELPAAWREANTAARAATAQPSLGPVAEWTGIGPYRLLAALYHPEIDPAVAPLIVPAHAELARTAEVFLDNAGQAGRTAAALGIHRQTLYYRLSRVEQLTGLDLDDGEDRLLLHMSLKSARL, via the coding sequence GTGAAGGGCGATTACCAAGACCTGGTCGACGAGATCTCCGCGCTGCTCGGCGCGCCGGCGACGCTGGAGAACCGCGATTTCGGCCTGATCGCCTTCGGCGCCCACGACAGCGACGACGACACCGCCATGGACCCGGTCAGGACCCGGTCGATCCTGACCCGCAAGTCCACCCCGGCGGTCCGCGCCTGGTTCGAGGGCTTCGGCATCACCCGGGCGACCGGCCCGGTCCGCATCCCGGCCGCCCCGGACGCCGGGGTCTTCCGGGACCGGCTCTGTCTGCCCGTACGCCACCGGGGCGTCGTCCTCGGATACGTCTGGCTGCTGGACGCCGAGCCCGGCCCCAGCCCCGCCCAGCTGACCGCCGCGATGGAGGTCGCCACCCGGATCGGCGGCCTCCTCGCCGACGAGGAGCGCGCCGACGCCGACCTGTCCCGCGAGTTCGCCGCGGTCCTGACCGCCGGGCGCGGCTGGCAGAGCGACATGGCCGTCGCGGCCCTGCGGGTGGCCCTCGGGCCCAGCGCGGACGGGCTGCACACCCTCGTCTGTGTGACGCCCTGGCAGGGCGAGGCCCCCTCGATCCGGTCGGTCCCCGCCGCGGCGGCCGTCACCACGCTCCCGGAGGGCGCGTCCCTCGCCGTCCTCGTCCGGCTGCGCACGGCCGAGGACCTCTCCCCCGCCCACACGGTCGCCGACCGGCTGCGCGCCGCCGCCCCGGCCGGCATCGCGAACCCCCGCCGGGGCCTCACGGAGCTTCCGGCGGCCTGGCGCGAGGCCAACACGGCGGCCCGCGCCGCCACCGCGCAGCCGTCCCTCGGCCCGGTCGCGGAGTGGACCGGGATCGGCCCGTACCGGCTGCTCGCCGCGCTCTACCACCCCGAGATCGACCCGGCCGTCGCCCCGCTGATCGTCCCCGCCCACGCCGAACTGGCCCGCACCGCCGAGGTGTTCCTCGACAACGCCGGCCAGGCGGGCCGCACGGCGGCGGCCCTGGGCATCCACCGCCAGACCCTCTACTACCGGCTGTCCCGGGTCGAGCAGCTCACCGGCCTCGACCTGGACGACGGCGAGGACCGGCTGCTGCTCCACATGTCCCTGAAGTCCGCCCGGCTCTGA
- a CDS encoding GNAT family N-acetyltransferase: MTVRTAPTHELGAARLRSVRAMLDAAFDDDFSDDDWDHTLGGVHAWIEDGDGIAAHGAVVMRRALHCGRWHRVGYVEGVAVRDGLRRRGLGGAVMTELERVIDGAYVFGALGASDDGAALYRARGWRVWEGRLEALGPEGVVHLAEEEGHVFLRPAAGRELPDPAAALVFDWRDGDVM; the protein is encoded by the coding sequence ATGACCGTGAGGACCGCGCCCACCCATGAGCTCGGGGCCGCCCGGCTCCGCTCCGTACGCGCCATGCTCGACGCCGCCTTCGACGACGACTTCTCCGACGACGACTGGGACCACACCCTCGGCGGCGTCCACGCCTGGATCGAGGACGGCGACGGCATCGCCGCCCACGGCGCCGTCGTCATGCGGCGGGCCCTCCATTGCGGGCGCTGGCACCGCGTCGGATACGTCGAAGGCGTCGCCGTCCGGGACGGTCTCAGGCGCCGGGGGCTCGGCGGGGCCGTCATGACCGAGCTGGAGCGGGTGATCGACGGGGCGTACGTCTTCGGGGCGCTCGGCGCCTCGGACGACGGGGCCGCGCTCTACCGGGCGCGCGGCTGGCGGGTCTGGGAAGGGCGGCTCGAAGCCCTGGGACCCGAGGGGGTCGTCCACCTCGCCGAGGAGGAGGGCCATGTGTTCCTGCGTCCGGCGGCCGGCCGGGAGCTGCCCGATCCGGCCGCCGCGCTCGTCTTCGACTGGCGTGACGGGGACGTGATGTGA
- a CDS encoding PadR family transcriptional regulator, giving the protein MAADRRSSWLKGVLDLLVLSRLTDGESYGYEIAKALAEAGLGEIKGGTLYPVLNRLEEAGLVEAEFRAAERGPGRRYYRLTERGREHLATESRDWLRFHRAVETTLHPGGSTT; this is encoded by the coding sequence ATGGCCGCAGACCGCAGATCCAGCTGGCTCAAGGGAGTCCTCGACCTGCTCGTCCTCTCCCGGCTGACCGACGGGGAGAGTTACGGGTACGAGATCGCCAAGGCGCTCGCCGAGGCGGGCCTCGGCGAGATCAAGGGCGGGACGCTCTATCCCGTACTGAACCGCCTGGAGGAAGCCGGTCTGGTGGAGGCCGAGTTCCGCGCGGCGGAGCGCGGCCCGGGACGCCGCTACTACCGGCTCACCGAGCGGGGGCGCGAGCACCTCGCCACCGAGAGCCGCGACTGGCTGCGCTTCCACCGCGCCGTCGAGACCACGCTCCACCCAGGGGGAAGCACGACATGA
- the pruA gene encoding L-glutamate gamma-semialdehyde dehydrogenase, with translation MDAVTQVPAPVNEPVHSYAPGSPERLRLETKLKELAENPRELPMTIGGVKRLGGGEEFKVVQPHNHKAVIGTFRGATTQDAQDAVDAALAAAPAWRAMSFDDRAAIILRAAELLAGPWRETLAASTMLGQSKTAQQAEIDTPCELVDFWRFNVAYARQILAEQPPANSPGVWNRLDHRPLEGFVYAITPFNFTAIAGNLPTAPALMGNVVVWKPSPTQTHSAVLLMELLEEAGLPKGVINLVTGDGIAVSEVALNHPDLAGIHFTGSTKTFQHLWKTVGTNIEKYRSYPRIVGETGGKDFVVAHPSADRAILKTALTRGSFEFQGQKCSASSRAYIPASIWNDGFKEEFAAEVDGITMGDVTDLSNFIGAVIDERSFAKNKAAIDRAKADPTCTIVAGGTYDDSVGYFVRPTVIECTDPENEVFKAEYFGPILAIHVYDDSSAEKYDEMLTQMESVSDYALTGSVISGDRAAAAYTMEKLRFAAGNFYINDKSTGAVVGQQPFGGGRASGTNDKAGAPQNLMRWTLTRAIKETLVPPTEYGYPHMG, from the coding sequence ATGGACGCTGTCACCCAGGTCCCCGCTCCGGTCAACGAGCCGGTGCACAGCTACGCCCCCGGTTCCCCCGAGCGCCTCCGTCTGGAGACCAAGCTCAAGGAGCTGGCCGAGAACCCGCGCGAGCTGCCGATGACCATCGGCGGCGTGAAGCGCCTCGGCGGCGGCGAGGAGTTCAAGGTCGTCCAGCCGCACAACCACAAGGCCGTCATCGGCACCTTCCGCGGCGCCACCACCCAGGACGCCCAGGACGCCGTCGACGCCGCCCTGGCCGCGGCCCCGGCGTGGCGCGCGATGTCCTTCGACGACCGCGCCGCGATCATCCTGCGCGCCGCCGAGTTGCTCGCCGGCCCGTGGCGCGAGACGCTGGCCGCGTCCACCATGCTCGGCCAGTCGAAGACCGCCCAGCAGGCCGAGATCGACACCCCGTGCGAGCTCGTCGACTTCTGGCGCTTCAACGTGGCGTACGCCCGCCAGATCCTGGCCGAGCAGCCGCCGGCGAACTCGCCCGGCGTGTGGAACCGCCTCGACCACCGCCCGCTCGAGGGCTTCGTCTACGCGATCACGCCGTTCAACTTCACGGCCATCGCGGGCAACCTGCCCACCGCCCCCGCCCTCATGGGCAACGTGGTGGTCTGGAAGCCGTCCCCGACGCAGACCCACTCCGCCGTGCTCCTCATGGAGCTCCTGGAGGAGGCCGGCCTGCCGAAGGGCGTCATCAACCTGGTGACCGGCGACGGCATCGCCGTCTCCGAGGTGGCCCTGAACCACCCGGACCTGGCCGGTATCCACTTCACCGGTTCGACCAAGACCTTCCAGCACCTGTGGAAGACGGTCGGCACCAACATCGAGAAGTACCGCTCATACCCGCGGATCGTCGGCGAGACCGGCGGCAAGGACTTCGTTGTCGCGCACCCCAGCGCCGACCGCGCCATCCTGAAGACCGCGCTGACCCGTGGCTCCTTCGAGTTCCAGGGCCAGAAGTGCTCCGCGTCCTCGCGTGCGTACATCCCGGCGTCGATCTGGAACGACGGCTTCAAGGAGGAGTTTGCGGCGGAGGTCGACGGCATCACCATGGGTGACGTCACCGACCTGTCGAACTTCATCGGCGCCGTCATCGACGAGCGTTCGTTCGCCAAGAACAAGGCCGCGATCGACCGTGCCAAGGCCGACCCGACGTGCACGATCGTCGCCGGTGGCACCTACGACGACTCGGTGGGCTACTTCGTCCGCCCGACCGTGATCGAGTGCACCGACCCGGAGAACGAGGTCTTCAAGGCCGAGTACTTCGGTCCGATCCTCGCGATCCACGTCTACGACGACAGCTCTGCCGAGAAGTACGACGAGATGCTGACCCAGATGGAGTCGGTCTCGGACTACGCCCTCACCGGCTCGGTCATCTCCGGTGACCGCGCCGCGGCCGCGTACACGATGGAGAAGCTCCGCTTCGCCGCGGGCAACTTCTACATCAACGACAAGTCGACCGGCGCCGTCGTCGGCCAGCAGCCCTTCGGCGGCGGCCGTGCCTCCGGCACCAACGACAAGGCCGGCGCCCCGCAGAACCTGATGCGCTGGACGCTGACCCGCGCCATCAAGGAGACGCTGGTCCCGCCGACCGAGTACGGCTACCCCCACATGGGCTGA